A portion of the Chondrinema litorale genome contains these proteins:
- a CDS encoding MBL fold metallo-hydrolase, producing MIHILDLGFLDINDAIAAFLIETKDGLVLVESGPYSTYKHLVSEVKRVGHQIEDVKHVLLTHIHFDHAGAAWALAEKGAKVYVHPIGYPHMANPEKLTQSARRIYQDDMDRLWSDMKAISEDNLVSVEDYQEINIGEKVFTAHHTPGHAIHHIAWQLDNVLFTGDVAGVKIDDGMVVPPCPPPDINIEDWQSSIERIKDLNVESLYLTHFGKVENKIKHLNELEEMLLSWASWIKPHYENGEKIEDITPNFQRFANQQLTDFGIDEEGLKKYEAANPAFMSVAGLMRYWKKKLQ from the coding sequence ATGATACATATTTTAGATCTCGGTTTTTTGGATATAAATGATGCGATCGCAGCTTTTTTAATTGAAACCAAAGATGGATTAGTGTTAGTAGAAAGTGGGCCGTATTCAACTTATAAGCATCTTGTAAGTGAAGTAAAACGAGTTGGTCACCAAATTGAAGACGTAAAACATGTTCTACTCACTCACATTCATTTCGACCATGCAGGTGCTGCTTGGGCTTTAGCTGAAAAAGGAGCTAAAGTATATGTGCATCCTATTGGATATCCACATATGGCAAATCCTGAAAAACTAACACAATCTGCAAGAAGAATTTATCAAGATGATATGGACAGGTTGTGGAGTGATATGAAAGCTATTTCAGAAGATAATTTAGTATCAGTTGAAGATTATCAAGAAATAAATATTGGCGAAAAAGTATTTACGGCTCATCATACTCCAGGTCATGCAATTCACCATATAGCTTGGCAATTAGATAATGTGTTATTTACTGGAGATGTAGCAGGAGTAAAAATAGATGATGGGATGGTTGTTCCTCCTTGTCCACCACCTGATATTAATATAGAAGATTGGCAGAGTTCTATAGAAAGAATTAAAGATTTAAATGTTGAGTCTCTCTATTTAACTCATTTTGGAAAAGTTGAAAATAAAATAAAGCATTTAAATGAATTAGAAGAGATGCTATTAAGTTGGGCAAGCTGGATAAAGCCTCATTATGAAAATGGAGAAAAAATAGAAGATATAACTCCTAACTTTCAAAGGTTTGCCAACCAGCAATTAACAGATTTTGGAATAGATGAAGAAGGTCTAAAAAAATATGAAGCTGCAAATCCAGCTTTTATGAGTGTGGCAGGTCTTATGAGATATTGGAAAAAGAAGCTCCAATAA
- a CDS encoding endonuclease/exonuclease/phosphatase family protein produces the protein MVSPKLNIGTFNLLNLSLPGVEYYRRRSYDQFTYSKKLSWISNQLEKMNADIIGFQEVFHEEALEELLKYSNQYAEYNLASTVQQEPNKRPFVALASKYEIVESQVYSTFPSVIHFDEGNVAIDKFSRPVLRCKIKLVEGVEIQCFVAHLKSKRPDYPENIDRKDRFHPREKAHAKVRALVRRAFEAAALRELMLTYLMNKDEPVVLIGDLNDNDLAVSTKLISGEPPHKNEKQSVKREIWDSLLYNVKDIQARMSFHDYYFTHIHNGHYEALDHILVSQEFVQENPKGIGRIEYVKVFNDHVIDETLSDECVPEWQSDHGQVVACIELKRRIFEKKIINH, from the coding sequence ATGGTTTCACCTAAGCTAAATATAGGTACATTTAATTTACTTAATCTCTCATTACCTGGAGTAGAGTATTATAGGAGGAGAAGTTACGATCAGTTTACTTATTCAAAAAAGCTTTCATGGATTAGTAATCAATTGGAAAAAATGAATGCTGATATTATCGGTTTTCAAGAGGTTTTTCATGAAGAAGCATTAGAAGAATTATTGAAATATAGTAATCAATATGCTGAATATAACTTAGCATCTACAGTTCAACAAGAACCTAATAAAAGACCATTTGTAGCTCTAGCTTCTAAATATGAAATTGTAGAGTCGCAAGTGTATTCTACATTTCCTTCAGTGATTCATTTTGATGAAGGAAATGTAGCAATAGATAAATTTTCTAGACCTGTTTTAAGATGCAAAATTAAACTTGTAGAAGGTGTTGAAATTCAATGCTTTGTTGCTCATCTAAAATCAAAAAGACCAGATTATCCAGAAAATATTGATCGTAAAGATCGATTTCATCCTAGGGAAAAAGCACATGCAAAAGTAAGAGCTTTGGTAAGAAGAGCTTTTGAGGCAGCAGCTTTAAGAGAGTTAATGCTCACATATCTTATGAACAAAGACGAACCTGTAGTATTAATAGGAGACTTAAACGATAATGACCTTGCTGTGTCTACTAAACTTATATCTGGTGAGCCTCCACATAAAAATGAGAAGCAAAGTGTTAAAAGAGAAATATGGGATAGTTTGTTGTATAATGTAAAAGACATACAAGCTAGAATGAGTTTCCACGATTATTACTTTACTCATATTCACAATGGACATTATGAGGCATTAGATCATATTCTTGTAAGTCAGGAATTTGTACAGGAAAACCCAAAAGGTATTGGTAGAATAGAGTATGTAAAAGTTTTTAATGACCATGTAATTGACGAAACTCTTTCTGATGAATGTGTACCAGAGTGGCAGTCTGATCATGGACAGGTAGTCGCATGTATAGAACTTAAAAGAAGAATTTTTGAAAAGAAGATAATCAATCATTAA
- a CDS encoding DUF4442 domain-containing protein, giving the protein METNKYEITLNSAQQAYVKKVSNPFAFRLWTLMQVPLGFIAGMQLTKLTPYKAESTLPFKWLNQNPFKSIYFAAQSMAAELSTAALAITAIQGYKPSVATIIVNLEAEFIKKATGKVTFTCEDGMAIFEAVNQCLATKEATSVKVKTTGRMADGTIVSTFWLTWSFKQRSK; this is encoded by the coding sequence ATGGAAACCAATAAATATGAAATAACTCTTAACTCTGCTCAACAAGCTTATGTAAAAAAAGTAAGTAATCCATTTGCATTTAGACTTTGGACTTTAATGCAAGTTCCACTTGGATTTATAGCAGGTATGCAACTTACCAAATTAACTCCATACAAAGCTGAAAGCACCTTGCCATTTAAATGGCTAAACCAAAACCCTTTTAAATCTATTTATTTTGCGGCTCAAAGTATGGCGGCAGAATTATCTACTGCAGCATTGGCAATTACGGCTATTCAAGGCTATAAGCCCTCTGTTGCAACAATTATAGTAAATTTAGAAGCTGAGTTTATAAAAAAAGCTACAGGAAAAGTAACATTTACTTGTGAAGATGGAATGGCAATTTTTGAAGCTGTAAACCAATGTTTGGCTACAAAAGAAGCTACAAGTGTAAAAGTAAAAACTACCGGAAGAATGGCCGATGGAACCATTGTTTCAACTTTTTGGCTTACTTGGTCTTTTAAACAAAGAAGTAAATAA
- a CDS encoding Pathogenesis-related transcriptional factor and ERF protein: MLYKVKLKNADKYVVISGDAYEFIEQNEYYKTIEFLKNLRLHSSGYVFYQRNYPVKDGYKNVTIYLHKLIAEKFVEKPDESKRLFVRIKNGNPLDCRVKNLEWATMSELRRNQKKHNNKTGFRGVVKVSKNTYRAVLYTTNERYDLGLFPTAEEAANAYNAKSEELFGKTKSLNKLENQIHEESSSK; the protein is encoded by the coding sequence ATGCTTTACAAGGTAAAACTGAAGAATGCCGATAAATACGTGGTAATCTCAGGAGATGCTTACGAATTTATTGAGCAGAATGAGTACTACAAAACCATAGAATTCCTTAAGAACTTACGATTACACTCAAGTGGCTATGTTTTTTATCAAAGAAATTATCCTGTTAAAGACGGATATAAGAATGTAACAATCTACCTCCATAAATTGATTGCAGAGAAGTTTGTTGAAAAACCTGATGAGTCAAAAAGGTTATTTGTAAGAATTAAAAATGGAAATCCCCTCGATTGCAGAGTTAAAAACCTCGAATGGGCAACAATGTCTGAATTAAGAAGAAACCAGAAAAAACATAACAATAAGACTGGTTTCAGGGGAGTGGTAAAAGTAAGTAAAAATACGTACAGAGCTGTTTTATACACCACAAATGAGCGTTATGATTTAGGTTTATTTCCTACAGCAGAAGAGGCTGCGAATGCTTACAATGCTAAATCTGAAGAGTTATTTGGAAAAACTAAGAGTCTTAACAAGCTAGAAAATCAAATCCACGAAGAAAGCTCATCTAAGTAA
- the ggt gene encoding gamma-glutamyltransferase, which yields MRYFIIICLFLSVISLTSKAQDRITGKPFATRSEVIAQHGMAATSQPLATQVAIDILKKGGNAIDAAIAANAMLGLVEPTGNGIGGDLFAIVWDAKTQKLYGLNASGRSPKALTLDYFKKNNLDKIPSHGPLPVSTPGCVDGWFELHGKFGTKEMTEILQPAINYAREGFPVSELIAFYMNRSVNTLSKFPGFKETYMPNGKTPAKGEVFKNPYLANTLEKIAKGGRDAFYKGDIAKTIGQYIKEQGGFLSYEDLASHKSEWVDPVSVNYRGYDVWELPPNGQGIAALQMLAILEGFDLKSMGYGTKEYIHHFIEAKKLAFEDRAKYYADPAFNEIPVEWLISEDYAAERRKLINTERASKTLDAGKLRDGDTIYMTVADKEGNMVSLIQSNYRGMGSGMTPTKLGFILQDRGELFTLEEGHFNTYEPSKRPFHTIIPAFITKDGKPFMSFGLMGGATQPQGHAQIVTNIIDFGMNIQEAGDAPRILHFGSSQPTGGIMKDGGVVNLESGFDYETIRELVLMGHDVSFSVGNYGGYQAIMYDAENKVYYGASESRKDGQAAGY from the coding sequence ATGCGCTATTTTATCATAATTTGCCTCTTTTTAAGCGTTATTTCGCTAACATCGAAAGCCCAAGACAGAATTACAGGTAAACCTTTTGCCACAAGATCTGAAGTAATTGCCCAACATGGCATGGCAGCAACCAGCCAACCTCTTGCCACTCAAGTAGCAATTGATATTCTCAAAAAGGGAGGCAATGCAATAGATGCAGCAATCGCCGCAAACGCAATGTTAGGATTAGTAGAACCAACTGGTAATGGTATTGGTGGAGACTTGTTTGCAATTGTATGGGATGCTAAAACACAAAAGCTTTACGGACTAAATGCCAGTGGTAGATCACCAAAAGCACTTACACTAGATTATTTCAAAAAAAATAACTTAGATAAAATTCCTTCTCATGGTCCTCTACCTGTTTCCACACCAGGATGCGTAGATGGGTGGTTTGAGCTACATGGGAAGTTTGGTACTAAGGAAATGACCGAAATACTACAACCGGCAATCAATTACGCAAGAGAAGGTTTTCCAGTAAGTGAACTGATCGCATTCTATATGAATAGAAGTGTGAATACACTTTCTAAATTTCCCGGCTTTAAAGAAACTTATATGCCAAATGGGAAAACTCCTGCAAAAGGTGAAGTTTTTAAAAATCCTTATTTGGCAAATACACTAGAAAAAATTGCAAAAGGTGGTAGAGATGCATTTTATAAAGGGGATATAGCTAAAACAATCGGTCAATATATAAAAGAGCAGGGAGGTTTTCTTTCTTATGAAGATTTAGCCTCACATAAGTCTGAATGGGTAGATCCAGTTTCGGTAAACTACAGAGGCTATGATGTTTGGGAACTTCCGCCAAACGGTCAAGGAATTGCAGCTTTACAAATGCTGGCTATTCTAGAAGGCTTCGATTTAAAAAGCATGGGCTATGGTACTAAAGAATATATTCATCATTTTATAGAAGCAAAAAAGCTCGCTTTTGAAGACAGAGCAAAATACTACGCCGATCCTGCTTTTAATGAAATCCCAGTTGAATGGTTAATCTCTGAAGATTATGCAGCAGAAAGAAGAAAATTAATCAACACAGAAAGAGCATCAAAAACGTTGGATGCGGGTAAACTAAGAGATGGCGATACCATATATATGACCGTTGCTGACAAAGAGGGAAATATGGTTTCTTTAATTCAAAGTAATTATAGAGGTATGGGTTCAGGTATGACGCCAACAAAACTAGGCTTTATTCTACAAGATAGAGGAGAGTTATTTACATTAGAAGAAGGGCATTTCAATACTTATGAACCGAGCAAACGACCTTTCCATACCATCATTCCTGCATTTATTACAAAAGATGGTAAACCTTTTATGAGTTTTGGTTTGATGGGAGGAGCTACTCAGCCTCAAGGACATGCTCAAATTGTTACCAACATTATCGACTTTGGAATGAATATACAAGAAGCTGGTGATGCTCCTAGAATCTTGCATTTTGGTTCTTCACAACCAACAGGTGGAATTATGAAAGATGGTGGAGTGGTTAACCTAGAGTCTGGATTCGACTATGAAACTATTAGAGAATTAGTATTAATGGGGCACGACGTATCTTTTAGTGTTGGCAATTATGGAGGCTATCAAGCAATAATGTACGATGCAGAAAACAAAGTGTATTATGGAGCATCTGAATCTAGAAAAGATGGACAAGCTGCGGGTTATTAA
- a CDS encoding alpha/beta fold hydrolase, protein MELNIREEKGFKYLDEGKGETLIFLHGLFGALSNWNKVLDYFSKKYRVIIPMLPIYDMPLKEADLEGLLKFVEEFIELKKLNDFVIVGNSLGGHVGLMYTLKNQHKVNRLVLTGSSGLFEDTMGGSYPRRGSYEFVKKKVEYTFYDPTIATKELIDEVFEITRSIPTCLRMVSIARSAQKHNLAKDLSNIRIPTLLIWGLNDTITPPIVAHEFNKLIPNTELRFIDKCGHAPMMEHPEEFNKLFENFLEKNKVLI, encoded by the coding sequence ATGGAATTGAATATCCGTGAAGAAAAAGGATTTAAGTATCTTGATGAAGGGAAAGGAGAGACACTGATATTTTTACATGGTCTTTTTGGCGCACTTAGTAATTGGAATAAAGTGTTGGATTACTTTTCAAAAAAATACCGTGTAATCATTCCAATGTTGCCTATATATGATATGCCTCTAAAAGAAGCAGACCTTGAGGGCTTGCTCAAATTTGTAGAAGAGTTTATTGAACTGAAAAAACTAAACGACTTTGTTATTGTAGGAAACTCTTTAGGTGGTCATGTTGGTTTAATGTATACATTAAAGAATCAACACAAGGTAAATAGATTGGTTTTAACAGGTAGCTCTGGCTTATTCGAAGACACTATGGGTGGCTCATACCCTAGAAGAGGAAGCTATGAGTTTGTTAAGAAAAAAGTTGAATATACATTCTATGACCCCACTATAGCAACTAAAGAATTGATTGACGAAGTATTTGAAATTACACGTAGTATACCAACTTGCTTAAGAATGGTTTCGATTGCGAGATCTGCTCAAAAACATAATTTGGCTAAAGATCTATCAAATATTCGTATACCAACTTTACTAATTTGGGGTTTAAATGATACAATTACTCCACCAATTGTTGCTCATGAGTTCAACAAACTTATTCCAAATACCGAATTAAGGTTTATTGATAAATGTGGGCATGCTCCTATGATGGAACATCCAGAAGAGTTTAACAAATTGTTTGAAAACTTCTTGGAGAAAAATAAAGTTTTGATTTAA
- a CDS encoding CBS domain-containing protein: protein MVAKKYIDKSIPYLKQSDSISFAIEMMEEYGLNQLPVVENQEYKGLINKSILESIPLLHNQSLEEIEPLHPSILVSDEFHIYEIVRIASDLKLEILPVFSEDNIFKGMINMHDVSQDFISKFAAQPIGAIFVLEMKAIDYSLTEISRLVESNEAKIISMYTESDDFDPNLLIVTIKVNTTDLTRVLATFERFEFKILAKFHDHETQKFESSRLDLLLKYLEI, encoded by the coding sequence ATGGTAGCAAAAAAATACATTGACAAAAGTATTCCATACCTCAAACAAAGCGATTCAATTTCATTTGCAATTGAGATGATGGAAGAATACGGTTTGAATCAGCTACCAGTTGTTGAAAACCAGGAGTATAAAGGGTTAATTAACAAGTCTATACTTGAATCAATCCCTTTGTTGCACAATCAAAGCCTGGAAGAAATTGAGCCACTACACCCGTCAATCTTAGTTTCTGACGAGTTTCATATATATGAGATTGTAAGAATTGCTAGTGACTTAAAATTAGAAATACTTCCTGTTTTTTCTGAAGATAACATATTTAAAGGCATGATTAACATGCACGATGTATCTCAAGATTTTATAAGCAAATTTGCCGCTCAACCTATTGGGGCAATCTTTGTTTTGGAGATGAAAGCAATAGATTATTCATTAACTGAGATTAGCCGATTAGTTGAATCTAATGAGGCTAAAATTATCAGTATGTATACAGAATCTGATGATTTTGATCCAAACTTGTTAATTGTTACAATCAAAGTAAACACAACAGACCTCACGAGAGTACTGGCAACATTTGAAAGATTTGAATTTAAAATACTTGCTAAATTCCACGATCATGAGACTCAGAAATTTGAGTCATCAAGGTTAGATTTATTATTAAAATACCTTGAGATCTAA
- a CDS encoding NAD kinase, producing MITIAVHSRTLEDDKFRIIKGIIDEIASYKVNLLLSKTLSKCFSKKKIELTEHKVFHNYSDLDNTDFIFSLGGDGTLLETITYVRDKNIPILGVNIGRLGFLATLSSNNIKLAMEAILNKSYTIDERMMLSVEADEDIFNGVNFGLNEFTILKRDSSSMIIVHTYLNGEYLNSYWSDGLIISTPTGSTGYSLSVGGPIVFPHSNSFIISPVSPHNLNVRPLILSDDSVLSFTIEGRSENFLVSLDSRSKKVNAEVKLTVKKCPFNAKLLKLGGENDGFPNTLRKKLNWGYDLRNRIP from the coding sequence TTGATTACTATCGCTGTACACAGTCGAACCCTTGAGGACGACAAATTCCGAATAATCAAAGGAATAATCGATGAAATTGCCTCATATAAGGTAAATCTTTTACTTTCAAAAACATTATCTAAGTGTTTTTCTAAAAAGAAAATTGAGCTAACTGAACATAAAGTTTTTCATAACTACTCAGATTTAGATAATACAGACTTTATATTTAGTTTGGGAGGAGATGGTACCCTACTAGAAACAATCACTTATGTAAGAGATAAAAATATCCCCATATTAGGAGTCAACATAGGTAGGTTAGGTTTTTTAGCAACACTATCGAGCAATAACATAAAACTGGCAATGGAAGCCATTCTCAATAAGTCTTATACTATTGATGAAAGAATGATGCTTTCCGTTGAAGCTGATGAAGATATTTTCAATGGAGTCAATTTTGGACTTAACGAGTTTACCATTCTAAAGAGAGATTCGTCTTCTATGATTATAGTACATACTTATTTGAATGGCGAGTATCTAAATTCTTATTGGTCTGATGGATTAATTATTTCAACTCCTACTGGTTCTACCGGTTATTCATTAAGTGTTGGTGGCCCAATTGTGTTTCCTCACTCAAACAGCTTTATCATTTCTCCTGTAAGTCCACATAATTTAAATGTAAGACCGCTTATCTTGTCAGATGATAGTGTTTTATCATTCACAATTGAAGGCAGAAGTGAAAACTTTTTGGTTTCACTAGATTCAAGATCTAAAAAAGTAAATGCAGAGGTCAAGCTAACAGTAAAGAAATGCCCATTTAATGCAAAGCTTCTTAAATTAGGTGGAGAAAATGATGGTTTTCCGAATACTCTAAGAAAAAAACTGAATTGGGGATACGACTTAAGGAATAGAATCCCTTAG